A window from Shimia isoporae encodes these proteins:
- a CDS encoding NADH-quinone oxidoreductase subunit M — translation MDDAQRRSALMNDSLLSLVTFIPALAAAILAIFLRGEEAAAQRNAKWVALVATVITFLVSLFILAGFDPSDTNMQFVEERAWLMGLKYKMGVDGISILFVMLTTFMMPLVIWSSWDVTHRVKEYMIAFLLLETLMLGVFMALDLILFYLFFEAGLIPMFLIIGIWGGANRIYASFKFFLYTFLGSVLMLVAMVAMYSQAQTTDIVALMNFEFGSETMSVLGITVVGGMQTLMFLAFFASFAVKMPMWPVHTWLPDAHVQAPTAGSVVLAAILLKMGGYGFLRFSLPMFPIGAEVMTPLILWMSAIAIVYTSLVALVQEDMKKLIAYSSVAHMGYVTMGIFAANQQGIDGAIFQMISHGFISGALFLCVGVIYDRMHTREIDAYGGLVNRMPAYALIFMFFTMANVGLPGTSGFVGEFLTLMGIFKVNTWVALVATSGVILSAAYALWLYRRVVLGDLIKESLKTISDMTAREKWIFAPLVAMTLILGVCPWLVTDIIGPSVENLVSNYQTALGAGADAAGQTASH, via the coding sequence ATGGATGACGCTCAGCGGAGGAGCGCACTAATGAACGACAGTCTGCTCTCCCTTGTGACCTTCATTCCTGCGCTGGCGGCGGCGATCCTCGCCATCTTCCTGCGTGGTGAAGAGGCCGCGGCGCAACGAAATGCCAAATGGGTGGCACTCGTGGCCACCGTGATCACCTTCCTGGTGTCGTTGTTCATTCTGGCCGGATTTGATCCGTCCGATACAAACATGCAGTTTGTGGAAGAACGCGCTTGGCTGATGGGCCTGAAGTACAAGATGGGTGTCGATGGCATCTCTATCCTGTTTGTCATGCTCACGACCTTCATGATGCCCTTGGTGATCTGGTCCAGCTGGGACGTCACACACCGCGTCAAGGAATACATGATCGCCTTCCTGCTGCTCGAAACGCTGATGCTCGGCGTGTTCATGGCGCTGGATCTGATCCTTTTCTACCTGTTCTTCGAAGCCGGCCTGATCCCGATGTTCCTGATCATCGGAATCTGGGGTGGTGCAAATCGCATCTATGCCAGCTTTAAGTTCTTTCTCTACACCTTCCTCGGCTCGGTGCTGATGCTGGTGGCAATGGTGGCGATGTACTCTCAGGCGCAAACCACAGACATCGTGGCCCTGATGAACTTCGAATTCGGTTCGGAAACCATGTCCGTGCTCGGCATCACCGTTGTTGGCGGTATGCAGACGCTCATGTTCCTTGCCTTCTTCGCCAGCTTCGCCGTGAAGATGCCGATGTGGCCGGTCCACACCTGGTTGCCGGATGCCCACGTTCAGGCTCCGACAGCGGGCTCGGTGGTTCTTGCAGCCATTCTGCTCAAGATGGGCGGGTACGGTTTCCTGCGTTTCTCGCTGCCGATGTTCCCGATCGGTGCCGAGGTCATGACGCCGCTGATCCTGTGGATGTCGGCTATTGCGATTGTCTATACATCGCTGGTCGCGCTTGTGCAGGAAGACATGAAGAAGCTGATCGCTTACTCGTCTGTGGCGCACATGGGCTATGTGACGATGGGTATCTTCGCTGCCAACCAGCAGGGGATTGACGGTGCCATCTTCCAGATGATCAGCCACGGGTTCATTTCCGGTGCGCTCTTCCTCTGCGTTGGCGTAATCTATGACCGCATGCACACTCGAGAGATCGATGCTTATGGTGGCCTCGTGAACCGCATGCCGGCCTACGCGCTGATCTTCATGTTCTTCACGATGGCCAACGTCGGCCTGCCCGGCACCTCGGGTTTTGTCGGTGAGTTCCTGACACTGATGGGTATTTTCAAGGTCAACACATGGGTGGCGCTGGTCGCAACGTCCGGTGTGATCCTTTCTGCGGCTTACGCGCTGTGGCTCTACCGCCGCGTTGTGCTTGGTGATCTGATCAAGGAAAGCCTGAAAACCATCAGCGACATGACCGCCCGCGAGAAGTGGATCTTCGCACCTCTGGTGGCCATGACGCTCATTCTGGGTGTTTGCCCGTGGCTGGTGACCGACATCATCGGCCCGTCGGTCGAGAACCTTGTTTCCAACTATCAAACCGCACTGGGCGCGGGCGCTGACGCCGCCGGCCAGACGGCATCGCATTAA
- the nuoL gene encoding NADH-quinone oxidoreductase subunit L, with amino-acid sequence MYKTILFAPLIGAIIAGFGWRMIGEKAAQVVTTSLLFLACLLSWIVFLQGAQEDEAVHIMTFIQSGLLDTSWSIRVDRLTTIMLIVVTSVSALVHLYSFGYMAHDENWKDGEHYKARFFAYLSFFTFAMLMLVTSDNLVQMFFGWEGVGVASYLLIGFYYKKPSANAAAIKAFVVNRVGDFGFALGIFGLFMLTDSIQFDVIFAQAPALAETNLHFLWREWNAANLLAFLLFVGAMGKSAQLFLHTWLPDAMEGPTPVSALIHAATMVTAGVFLVCRMSPLMEYAPEAMAFVVFIGASTAFVAATIGLVQNDIKRVIAYSTMSQLGYMFVAAGVGVYSAAMFHLFTHAFFKAMLFLGAGSVIHAMHHEQDMRNYGGLRKKIPYTFWAMMIGTLAITGVGIPLTHYGFAGFLSKDAIIESAWAGTMGGYGFWMLVVAALFTSFYSWRLMFLTFYGEPRGNKHTHDHAHESPTIMLIPLGALALGAIFAGMIWFNGFFGDHSSVNKFFGIPDHHAEASEGHGDHADDHAKDDHGDDHADDHAKTEDGEGEAHADGHAMAKAPEGAIFMHPDNHVLDEAHHAPKWVKVSPFIAMVIGLLTALWFYIWNPSMPAKLAASQRPLYLFLLNKWYFDELYDVVFVRPASAIGRFLWKKGDGNVIDGTINGIAMGFIPWVTRLAGKAQSGYIFTYALAMVLGIVALITWMTLSGGAH; translated from the coding sequence ATCTACAAGACTATCCTGTTTGCGCCTTTGATCGGCGCCATCATCGCAGGCTTCGGCTGGCGCATGATTGGCGAGAAAGCGGCGCAAGTTGTCACCACTTCGCTTTTGTTCCTCGCCTGTCTGCTCAGCTGGATCGTGTTCCTGCAAGGCGCACAGGAAGACGAGGCCGTGCACATCATGACCTTCATCCAGTCGGGCCTTCTGGACACCAGCTGGTCAATTCGTGTGGATCGACTGACGACGATCATGCTGATCGTTGTAACGTCGGTTTCCGCGCTCGTGCACCTGTACAGCTTCGGTTACATGGCGCACGATGAAAACTGGAAAGACGGCGAGCACTACAAGGCACGTTTCTTTGCCTATCTGTCGTTCTTTACCTTTGCCATGCTGATGCTGGTGACCTCTGACAACCTCGTTCAGATGTTCTTCGGCTGGGAAGGTGTGGGCGTGGCCTCCTATCTGTTGATTGGGTTCTACTACAAGAAACCTTCTGCCAATGCCGCAGCCATCAAGGCCTTCGTGGTCAACCGCGTCGGCGATTTCGGCTTTGCCCTCGGGATCTTCGGCCTCTTCATGCTGACTGACAGCATTCAGTTTGACGTGATCTTCGCGCAAGCCCCAGCGCTTGCCGAAACAAACCTGCATTTCCTGTGGCGCGAATGGAACGCGGCGAACTTGCTGGCCTTCCTGTTGTTCGTCGGGGCCATGGGCAAGTCTGCGCAGCTTTTCCTGCACACCTGGTTGCCGGACGCGATGGAAGGTCCGACACCGGTGTCCGCGCTGATCCACGCAGCAACCATGGTGACGGCGGGTGTTTTCCTTGTCTGCCGCATGTCGCCTTTGATGGAATACGCGCCTGAAGCCATGGCATTCGTGGTGTTTATCGGCGCATCGACCGCCTTTGTTGCGGCCACCATCGGCCTCGTGCAGAACGATATTAAACGCGTGATCGCCTATTCGACCATGTCCCAGCTGGGGTATATGTTCGTGGCCGCAGGCGTTGGCGTCTACTCGGCTGCCATGTTCCACCTGTTCACACACGCTTTCTTCAAGGCCATGCTCTTCCTTGGGGCCGGTTCCGTGATCCACGCGATGCATCACGAGCAGGACATGCGCAATTACGGCGGTCTGCGCAAAAAGATCCCTTACACGTTCTGGGCCATGATGATCGGTACGCTGGCCATCACCGGTGTTGGCATTCCGCTGACCCACTACGGGTTCGCAGGCTTCCTTTCCAAAGATGCGATCATCGAAAGCGCATGGGCCGGTACGATGGGTGGCTACGGTTTCTGGATGTTGGTCGTCGCGGCGCTCTTCACCAGTTTCTATAGCTGGCGCCTGATGTTCCTCACCTTCTATGGTGAACCGCGCGGCAACAAACACACGCATGACCACGCGCATGAAAGCCCGACCATCATGCTGATCCCACTGGGCGCGCTGGCTCTTGGCGCGATCTTCGCGGGGATGATCTGGTTCAACGGCTTCTTCGGCGACCACTCCAGCGTGAACAAGTTCTTTGGTATCCCTGATCATCACGCCGAGGCGAGCGAAGGCCATGGCGACCATGCCGACGATCATGCCAAGGACGACCATGGTGATGACCATGCCGACGATCACGCAAAAACCGAAGATGGCGAGGGCGAAGCTCATGCCGACGGTCATGCGATGGCGAAAGCGCCCGAAGGCGCGATCTTCATGCACCCCGACAACCATGTGCTGGACGAGGCGCACCATGCCCCGAAATGGGTGAAAGTCAGCCCGTTCATCGCTATGGTCATCGGTCTTCTGACGGCGCTTTGGTTCTATATCTGGAACCCGTCCATGCCGGCGAAGCTGGCGGCGAGCCAACGACCGCTGTACCTGTTCCTGCTCAACAAGTGGTACTTTGACGAGCTGTATGACGTTGTCTTTGTGCGCCCGGCGAGCGCAATCGGCCGCTTCTTGTGGAAGAAAGGCGACGGCAACGTGATTGACGGCACCATTAATGGGATCGCCATGGGCTTCATCCCGTGGGTCACACGTCTCGCTGGCAAGGCGCAGTCCGGCTACATCTTCACATACGCACTCGCCATGGTGCTCGGCATCGTGGCTCTGATCACATGGATGACGCTCAGCGGAGGAGCGCACTAA
- the nuoK gene encoding NADH-quinone oxidoreductase subunit NuoK, with the protein MIGLEHYLGVAATLFVIGIFGLFLNRKNIIILLMSIELILLSVNINLVAFSSFLGDLVGQVFTLFVLTVAAAEAAIGLAILVSFFRNRGSIAVEDVNVMKG; encoded by the coding sequence ATGATTGGTTTGGAACATTATCTGGGCGTGGCGGCGACGCTGTTCGTCATCGGCATCTTCGGCCTCTTCCTGAACCGGAAGAATATCATCATCCTGTTGATGTCGATCGAACTCATTCTGCTGTCGGTCAACATCAACCTGGTGGCATTCTCCAGCTTTTTGGGCGATCTGGTCGGGCAGGTCTTTACGCTCTTCGTGCTGACCGTGGCCGCAGCAGAGGCCGCCATCGGCCTTGCGATCCTCGTATCATTCTTCCGCAACCGCGGCTCGATCGCGGTGGAAGATGTCAACGTGATGAAAGGCTGA
- a CDS encoding NADH-quinone oxidoreductase subunit J → MTIAALAFWLFAICVIAGGLFTVISRNPVHSVLWLILAFLSSAGLFVLLGAEFVAMLLIIVYVGAVAVLFLFVVMMLDVDFAELKAGMAQYMPLALLIGVVLLMQLGMAFGVWQFADTAEAARAAVAPAPEEMHNTAALGVILYDQYFLLFQLAGLILLVAMIGAIVLTLRHRKDIKRQNVLEQMWRDPADSMELKDVKPGQGL, encoded by the coding sequence ATGACCATCGCGGCATTAGCATTCTGGCTGTTTGCGATCTGCGTGATCGCTGGCGGGCTATTCACCGTCATCAGCCGCAATCCGGTGCACTCCGTGCTCTGGCTCATTCTGGCCTTTCTCAGCTCCGCGGGGCTCTTTGTCCTGCTGGGAGCAGAGTTTGTGGCCATGCTGCTGATCATCGTCTACGTGGGCGCGGTTGCCGTGCTCTTCCTCTTTGTGGTGATGATGCTGGACGTGGACTTTGCCGAGCTTAAGGCAGGTATGGCGCAATACATGCCACTTGCCTTGCTGATCGGTGTTGTTCTCCTGATGCAACTTGGCATGGCCTTTGGCGTCTGGCAGTTCGCGGACACAGCCGAGGCAGCCCGCGCAGCCGTGGCACCGGCGCCTGAGGAGATGCACAACACCGCAGCTCTGGGTGTCATCCTCTACGACCAATATTTCCTGCTCTTCCAACTGGCTGGCCTGATCCTGCTGGTTGCCATGATCGGGGCCATCGTACTGACCCTGCGCCACCGCAAGGACATCAAACGCCAGAACGTTCTGGAACAGATGTGGCGCGATCCGGCAGATTCCATGGAACTCAAAGACGTAAAACCGGGGCAGGGGCTTTAA
- a CDS encoding carboxymuconolactone decarboxylase family protein, whose protein sequence is MTDPKNPYQAMFAQYQEMAKAFNPALESFTPKGFEALWPTMPKDVMEMFFGNTINQGGLDAKTRLLLTLGALTMLGAQADAQIRLTVRHLVEAGATKQEIVETIGQMSMFAGIPATTRAMELVQEVLAEQEGSDT, encoded by the coding sequence ATGACCGATCCGAAGAACCCATATCAGGCGATGTTCGCCCAGTATCAGGAGATGGCCAAGGCCTTCAATCCTGCGCTGGAGTCATTCACGCCCAAAGGGTTCGAGGCGCTCTGGCCGACAATGCCCAAGGACGTGATGGAAATGTTCTTCGGCAATACGATCAATCAGGGCGGGCTTGATGCCAAGACCCGCCTCTTGCTGACCCTTGGCGCGCTCACAATGCTGGGCGCACAGGCAGACGCGCAAATTCGGCTCACCGTCCGCCATCTGGTGGAAGCAGGAGCCACGAAACAGGAAATTGTGGAGACCATCGGCCAGATGTCGATGTTCGCCGGTATTCCCGCAACCACCCGTGCCATGGAACTGGTGCAAGAGGTGCTCGCGGAACAAGAGGGAAGTGATACATGA
- the nuoI gene encoding NADH-quinone oxidoreductase subunit NuoI produces MTAIDYKRAAGYFLLKDFIGGFRLGMKYFFKPKATVNYPHEKGPLSPRFRGEHALRRYPNGEERCIACKLCEAICPAQAITIDAEPREDGSRRTTRYDIDMTKCIYCGFCQEACPVDAIVEGPNFEFATETREELFYDKAKLLENGERWEAEIAKNLEIDAPYR; encoded by the coding sequence ATGACGGCAATCGACTACAAACGCGCCGCCGGCTATTTCCTGCTGAAAGACTTCATCGGCGGCTTCCGCCTTGGCATGAAGTATTTCTTCAAGCCCAAAGCCACGGTGAACTACCCGCACGAAAAAGGCCCGCTTTCCCCGCGCTTTCGCGGTGAACACGCCCTGCGCCGGTATCCCAACGGCGAAGAGCGCTGCATCGCCTGCAAACTCTGCGAGGCGATCTGCCCTGCGCAGGCAATCACCATCGATGCGGAACCTCGGGAAGACGGCTCGCGCCGTACCACGCGCTATGACATTGACATGACCAAGTGCATCTATTGCGGTTTCTGCCAGGAAGCCTGCCCAGTGGACGCAATTGTCGAAGGCCCGAATTTCGAATTTGCCACCGAGACCCGCGAAGAGCTGTTCTACGACAAGGCAAAACTGCTTGAGAACGGTGAGCGCTGGGAAGCGGAAATCGCCAAAAACCTCGAAATCGACGCGCCGTACCGATGA
- the nuoH gene encoding NADH-quinone oxidoreductase subunit NuoH, which produces MTEFFTNTNLGILLTVVGQVLLVVVPLLVALAFLLYADRKIWAAVQLRRGPNVVGVFGLLQSFADFIKYAVKEIVYPAGADKAVFLLAPMITLCMALIAWAVIPFGDGLVVSDLNVAILYVFAVSSLEVYGVIMGGWASNSKYPFLGSLRSAAQMISYEVSIGLIIIGIIISTGSMNFGDIVNAQDGKYGIFSWYWLPHFPMLFLFLISALAETNRPPFDLPEAESELVAGYQVEYSSTPFLLFMIGEYVAIVLMCALVSLLFLGGWLSPIPGLPDGILWMLLKICFVFFIFSMVKAITPRYRYDQLMRIGWKVFLPLSLFWVVLVAFLAKFELFGGAYARWAIGG; this is translated from the coding sequence ATGACTGAATTCTTTACCAACACAAACCTCGGGATTTTACTGACTGTCGTCGGTCAGGTCCTGCTGGTCGTTGTTCCGCTCTTGGTGGCGCTGGCGTTTCTACTTTACGCCGACCGCAAGATCTGGGCGGCCGTGCAGCTGCGCCGCGGCCCCAACGTTGTGGGCGTTTTTGGCCTGCTGCAAAGCTTTGCCGACTTCATCAAATACGCGGTGAAGGAGATCGTTTATCCGGCCGGTGCAGACAAGGCTGTCTTCCTTCTGGCCCCGATGATCACTCTTTGTATGGCGTTGATTGCCTGGGCTGTGATTCCGTTTGGAGACGGCCTGGTTGTGTCCGATCTGAACGTGGCGATCCTCTATGTGTTCGCGGTTTCCTCGCTTGAGGTCTACGGCGTGATTATGGGGGGCTGGGCATCCAACTCGAAATATCCGTTCCTTGGTTCGCTCCGCTCCGCAGCACAGATGATCTCGTATGAGGTGTCGATTGGCCTGATCATCATCGGCATCATCATCTCGACGGGCTCCATGAACTTCGGCGACATCGTGAACGCACAGGACGGAAAGTACGGCATCTTCAGCTGGTACTGGTTGCCCCATTTCCCGATGCTGTTCCTTTTCCTGATCTCTGCACTGGCTGAAACGAACCGTCCGCCATTCGACCTTCCGGAAGCTGAATCCGAACTGGTTGCGGGCTATCAGGTGGAATACAGCTCAACACCATTCCTGCTCTTCATGATCGGCGAATACGTGGCGATCGTGCTGATGTGCGCGCTGGTATCGCTTCTGTTCCTTGGCGGTTGGCTGTCGCCGATCCCGGGGCTGCCAGACGGCATTCTTTGGATGCTTTTGAAAATCTGTTTTGTCTTCTTCATCTTCTCGATGGTGAAGGCGATCACCCCGCGCTACCGCTACGACCAGCTGATGCGCATCGGTTGGAAGGTCTTCCTGCCGCTGTCGCTCTTCTGGGTTGTTCTGGTGGCGTTCCTCGCGAAATTCGAACTCTTCGGCGGTGCCTATGCCCGCTGGGCCATCGGAGGCTGA